One Oncorhynchus masou masou isolate Uvic2021 chromosome 27, UVic_Omas_1.1, whole genome shotgun sequence genomic window carries:
- the LOC135516544 gene encoding DNA ligase 1-like yields the protein TEKKETETEKETETEKKETEKKETETEKKETETEKKEAEREKKETETEKKETETEKKETETEKETETEKKEKETEKKATETEKETETEKETETEKETETEKETEKKETETEKETEPEKKATETEKKETEREKETETEKKETETEKKETETEKKETEKKETEKKETETEKKEAETEKKETEPEKKETEPEKKEAEPEKKEAAPEKKEAEPEKKEPETEKKEPETEKKEPETEKKEPETEKKEPETEKKEPETETEKETETEKETETEKETEKKVTEKKVTEREKKETETEKNETKTEKKETKTEKKETEREKETETEKKETETEKKETEREKKETETEKKETETEKKETETEKKETETERRRRQRERESRSEREREKKEPERVGVRERERERERERERGRERRERGARERDYLLIYYLFSLLYLNHLYIVTIPYIYMALV from the exons acagagaagaaggagacagagacagagaaggagacagagacagagaagaaggagacagagaagaaggagacagagacagagaagaaggagacagagacagagaagaaggaggcagagagagagaagaaggagacagagacagagaagaaggagacagagacagagaagaaggagacagagacagagaaggagacagagacagagaagaaggagaaagagacagagaagaaggcgacagagacagagaaggagacagagacagagaaggagacagagacagagaaggagacagagacagagaaggagacagagaagaaggagacagagacagagaaggagacagagccagagaagaAGGCGACAGAGACCGAGAAgaaggagactgagagagagaaggagacagagacagagaagaaggagacagagacagagaagaaggagacagagacagagaagaaggagacagagaagaaggagacagagaagaaggagacagagacagagaagaaggaggcagagacagagaagaaggagacagagccagagaagaaggagacagagccagagaagaAGGAGGCAGAGCCAGAGAAGAAGGAGGCAGCGCCAGAGAAGAAGGAGGCAGAGCCAGAGAAGaaggagccagagacagagaagaaggagccagagacagagaagaaggagccagagacagagaagaaggagccagagacagagaagaaggagccagagacagagaagaaggagccagagacagagacagagaaggagacagagacagagaaggagacagagacagagaaggagacagagaagaaggtGACAGAGAAGAAGGTGACAGAAAGGgagaagaaggagacagagacagagaagaatgagacaaagacagagaagaaggagacaaagacagagaagaaggagaccgagagagagaaggagacagagacagagaagaaggagacagagacagagaagaaggagacagagagagagaagaaggagacagagacagagaagaaggagacagagacagagaagaaggagacagagacagagaagaaggagacagagacagagagaagaaggagacagagagagagagagagtaggagtgagagagagagagagaagaaggagccagagagagtaggagtgagagagagagagagagagagagagagagagagagagagaggcagagagaggagagagagaggcgccagagagagagattatttattaatttattatttattttcccttttgtacttgaaccatttgtacattgttacaataccgtatatatacat ggctctggtctaa